In the genome of Oceaniferula marina, one region contains:
- a CDS encoding SMP-30/gluconolactonase/LRE family protein: MINYSILTACVCSALSLTVSAVSPTFKKESLEVKPSMFSNLGDTFTVPDGLALDAQNNIVLSVPNYIDYKKVGGSKIVTLDAKGNIIDSFNDLPPSKVTGMVHPMGIGFGPDGHLYIADNQYFSNTDHQSRVLRLRYKNGKPTQCEVVIEGTELSNAVRWQGDYLYLSDTVITLEGKKNQSGVYRFHINELKGAPLKVDKKKHLLVTYTGETGFGADGVTFDKAGNMYCGLFGDGQVFKTSFHKDGSVQKTTRIINDPAFECCDGIICDKETNKIYLTNSAMNSVWIYDITSNSMQRLWQNADDTGETGLLDQPCEPIIRGEELLIVNFDMTFPGLMNRENDEVNHISKFQIK; the protein is encoded by the coding sequence ATGATCAACTATTCTATTCTCACAGCGTGTGTATGCTCAGCTCTATCACTGACAGTTTCGGCTGTAAGCCCTACATTCAAAAAAGAATCTCTTGAGGTGAAGCCCTCAATGTTTTCTAATCTGGGAGACACCTTTACCGTTCCTGATGGTCTTGCTCTGGATGCTCAAAACAATATCGTCCTATCGGTTCCAAATTACATCGACTACAAGAAAGTAGGCGGATCAAAAATAGTAACCCTTGACGCTAAAGGTAATATTATCGACAGTTTTAATGATCTTCCTCCTAGTAAGGTAACAGGTATGGTACACCCGATGGGAATCGGGTTTGGTCCCGACGGACACCTGTATATCGCAGACAATCAGTATTTCAGCAATACTGACCACCAATCGCGCGTCCTCCGCCTTCGGTACAAAAACGGTAAACCTACCCAATGTGAAGTAGTCATTGAAGGTACTGAACTTTCAAATGCTGTCCGCTGGCAAGGTGATTACCTCTACCTTTCAGATACAGTTATTACACTCGAGGGCAAGAAGAACCAGAGTGGAGTTTACCGGTTTCATATCAACGAGCTCAAAGGTGCTCCACTCAAGGTTGATAAGAAAAAACACCTCCTCGTGACATATACGGGAGAAACGGGTTTCGGTGCAGATGGTGTGACCTTCGACAAAGCGGGCAACATGTATTGCGGCCTTTTTGGTGATGGTCAGGTTTTTAAGACATCTTTCCATAAGGATGGGTCAGTTCAAAAAACTACACGCATCATTAATGACCCAGCATTCGAGTGCTGCGACGGAATCATCTGTGATAAAGAGACCAATAAAATTTACCTGACGAACTCTGCCATGAATTCAGTGTGGATCTACGATATCACATCGAACTCCATGCAACGACTTTGGCAGAATGCTGATGATACTGGTGAAACTGGGCTTCTTGACCAACCATGTGAACCTATTATTCGAGGTGAGGAACTTCTAATCGTTAACTTCGACATGACCTTTCCTGGGCTCATGAATCGCGAGAACGATGAAGTAAACCACATCTCCAAGTTTCAAATTAAATAA
- a CDS encoding GDSL-type esterase/lipase family protein: MKHTILFILLIVFNPVALIANEALPSDYKFIENGKAIKINQCGKFFGKITETQNTLIYKRGVSSCALIGGRHLNGGSYRITAELKQDCSARMFVGGSYVKGFMVNYGNFIQFHEGLISSKGSFKFKSFEISGDVTLEITSDRREAQLLVNGKKIATSNDPDVLKGGYFGITPVGKEEVKLVNFKLQATSSADTLPQAYRPMNRLHQSYWTEVYENTSKAEPCDVLFLGDSITDAFDGTCSFTKDPKRLGTASWERLSKDRVIVNAGIGSDRTQHLLWRVKKMPLEVMKPKNIVLLIGINNLGSGHHPDDVAEGIRQIVHELEKRSPESQIIVHGVFPLRRTKDVTTNKNRLIVNQKLAEMKWGKNVELMNLDTVMLDDKGLLKDGYSYDGCHLSETGFRVWEEAISKELN, translated from the coding sequence ATGAAGCACACTATCCTTTTCATCCTTTTAATTGTCTTCAATCCCGTTGCCCTCATAGCAAACGAAGCCTTGCCCTCTGATTACAAATTCATAGAAAACGGCAAAGCCATCAAAATCAATCAATGTGGGAAATTTTTCGGTAAAATTACGGAGACACAAAATACACTCATCTACAAAAGAGGAGTTAGCTCCTGCGCTCTAATCGGCGGAAGACATCTCAATGGTGGATCTTACCGTATCACGGCAGAGCTGAAACAAGACTGTTCAGCTAGAATGTTTGTGGGAGGATCCTACGTCAAAGGCTTTATGGTCAACTACGGGAACTTTATCCAGTTTCACGAAGGGCTGATCAGTAGTAAGGGCTCGTTTAAATTCAAATCTTTCGAGATTTCCGGCGATGTTACTCTAGAAATTACAAGTGATCGCCGCGAAGCTCAGCTTCTGGTGAATGGCAAAAAAATAGCAACGAGCAATGACCCTGATGTGCTTAAAGGTGGCTATTTTGGTATTACTCCTGTCGGCAAAGAAGAGGTCAAACTTGTCAACTTCAAGCTCCAGGCCACATCAAGTGCTGACACCCTACCTCAGGCATACCGCCCAATGAATAGACTTCATCAATCCTACTGGACTGAGGTCTATGAAAACACCTCTAAAGCAGAACCCTGTGACGTTCTTTTTCTTGGGGATTCCATAACAGATGCTTTTGACGGTACTTGCAGCTTTACCAAAGACCCTAAACGTCTAGGAACAGCTTCCTGGGAGCGCCTTTCTAAGGACCGAGTAATCGTTAACGCAGGCATTGGCAGCGACCGCACACAGCATTTGCTCTGGCGCGTCAAGAAGATGCCTCTTGAGGTCATGAAGCCGAAAAACATCGTCTTGCTGATTGGCATCAATAATCTAGGTAGTGGGCACCACCCTGACGATGTCGCTGAAGGTATTCGTCAAATTGTTCACGAACTTGAAAAACGTAGCCCAGAGAGCCAAATTATCGTTCATGGCGTCTTCCCTCTACGTAGGACTAAAGACGTCACTACAAACAAAAACCGACTCATCGTTAATCAGAAACTTGCTGAAATGAAGTGGGGAAAAAATGTTGAACTGATGAACCTTGATACGGTCATGCTAGACGACAAGGGCTTACTCAAAGATGGATACTCCTACGACGGTTGTCATCTCTCCGAGACTGGCTTTAGAGTATGGGAGGAAGCTATTTCCAAAGAATTAAACTAA
- a CDS encoding RecB family exonuclease: MIAVADPPTKVPDKVHALPDHISPTAAKDYLGCSLRFFFGRVLAIPQATSPALHLGKCVHAALQHYHLAVWRGGDASPEAVTQAYEDIFMTMERDEGPVSWKDEKARNKAHADGLRVVAAYLDSPGVLKESPKAVEVFLREEIDGLSVPLTGAIDLVRQDLVPVDFKTSASKPDPATAAFDHELQLVCYQLMIEKATGKTPPALDLLFLVKTKTPQVIPVSIAPADEHRKQRAVKMLETAVQGIAEERFHPQPGMHCSWCSFRNECGKWKGDAA; encoded by the coding sequence ATGATTGCTGTAGCTGATCCCCCCACCAAGGTACCGGATAAGGTTCACGCCTTACCTGACCACATCAGCCCGACAGCGGCTAAAGATTACCTGGGCTGCTCGCTCAGGTTTTTCTTTGGCAGGGTACTGGCAATACCACAAGCCACCAGTCCAGCACTACACCTTGGCAAGTGCGTGCATGCGGCATTGCAACATTATCACCTCGCTGTCTGGCGTGGTGGAGATGCTTCGCCAGAAGCCGTGACCCAAGCCTACGAAGACATCTTCATGACCATGGAGAGAGACGAAGGACCAGTGTCATGGAAGGATGAGAAGGCACGGAACAAAGCGCATGCGGATGGATTAAGAGTGGTTGCCGCCTACCTCGATTCACCCGGGGTATTAAAGGAATCACCCAAGGCTGTCGAAGTCTTCCTGCGTGAAGAGATCGATGGCTTATCGGTACCGCTCACTGGTGCGATTGACCTTGTTCGCCAGGATCTGGTACCTGTGGATTTTAAAACATCCGCAAGTAAACCAGATCCGGCGACGGCCGCATTTGATCATGAGCTGCAGCTTGTCTGTTACCAACTCATGATTGAGAAGGCGACGGGTAAAACACCACCCGCACTTGACCTGTTGTTTCTGGTGAAGACCAAGACGCCCCAGGTCATCCCTGTCTCCATTGCTCCTGCCGACGAACATCGAAAGCAGCGGGCAGTGAAGATGCTGGAAACAGCCGTGCAAGGAATTGCTGAGGAGCGGTTCCATCCCCAACCCGGGATGCATTGCAGCTGGTGCTCGTTTCGTAACGAGTGTGGCAAGTGGAAGGGAGATGCTGCATGA
- a CDS encoding lamin tail domain-containing protein, whose protein sequence is MKVAILFILLIVGVTSHHLAAAEAPANISLGSIEIPTTTRTGSFVAKIVAEDTDSGDTHHYALVPGSGATHNSLFSISGDELLAQANFSSEVGNDFSIRIRVTDSDGLSFERSFTLNVITASTSIVINEIHYDPDDNLLNGEFIEIYNSGVSSVNLAGWRFDKGIDYTFPNGARLAPGAYIVLAKSPATIQAAFGVIAHGPWSGNLNGDGEGVRLLNGLGETVDQVDYKVGFPWPVASSGEGSSMELLHHLLDNDLGSSWRASPLFSEVSESTLLGFQSTGWSWRAGDTEASMPVSEWRQPNFVEDGSWAANQQLPIGYGDVTGVTLNTTITGMRYNYGCIFLRNTFAIAEGEIPSTIRINSTSDDGMVIWINGVEVERKRFDGDALIGGLATNQFNEGTYEAVTIQNAAEFLVAGNNTITVQVFNTQLDSSDLGFDIEVVRPAQPLTAETGPSPGQQNRVFTSSVAPNIRQVDHSPQAPISSESVVITAKVTDPEGVDGVELRYQTVMPGAFVPSRTPRSVSEILANPEDAPPLNDEFENPANWTHLVMVDNGTNGDAVAGDNVYTVSLPAQAHRTLVRYRIQITDSEGTSALVPYEDDASLNFAYFVYNGVPDYTASTASVHPDGAGHVWPKEAISRVPVYHWLIRPQDMQTLQAYEGSQQFTNNGTDAELAARRAYDWEGAMVYDGVVYDHVRVRLRGGNSRYGDFDGRFHQGKRHYKFKFNKGYYFAAHNNEGKPYKRKWSVLNVSRMYGTKGGNAWGLTEKMGERLYRTMGVPVQKTHWFQFRVVDDASEAPDQYGGDFWGIQIAQERYDVRFLESRDMTKGNLYKLSDFIFDADRQRRYQSSDMVSDGSEFDNIRFNLHGGQTANWLNEHVNYDQWYRYSAVGEAIRHYDIFPEPTGRHRLKNVVWYFDPVGNDPTRGQLWQLPYDYDASWGPSFNEGWDHANNGLYGHVQIDGQPYIDKSDMKIAHRNVLRSFRDLVWQPDQINNLLDHFEVFLSELSKADQDRWRNAPSSEGTANDDPLSEKVTSMKGFAFTGWNEGSGPGVGDGGRASFLDSISDALDAGKLPVTPSITYTGAAGFPTDALEFQSSAFSDPQGNGTFSAMEWRIGEIEDPLAPSWEAAKEFILENDLIWGSGELTSFNSLIDIPNGALKVGHTYRARVRHKDSSGRWGHWSLPVEFTAGLPLAYGTLKDNLMVSEFMYHPADASGPETAAGFSNSDFEYIELHNISETLSLDLMDVRFTKGVDFDFSSGSVTSLGPKEFVLVVKNTAAFTFRYGSEFPIAGEWDSDQRLSNGGEQIKLSFGSGTAIHDFIYSDNAPWPTSPDGDGSSLTLIRPETAPDHTLSSNWRASHATMGTPGFLETEGPFASWMATHHLINPLGDTYISDIPNIVSYALGLDIVVPASSSMTRAKIVEIDSDQYSAISFNRRIEATDASYQIEVSDNLEDWDIDPGDDSVTTLGAVINNGDGTEEVTIRLVQPMTEGNKFLRLRISVN, encoded by the coding sequence ATGAAAGTAGCTATCCTGTTTATATTACTGATCGTTGGGGTGACGTCTCATCATCTCGCGGCGGCGGAGGCACCGGCAAATATTTCGTTAGGCTCTATTGAAATTCCGACGACGACGAGAACAGGTTCATTTGTTGCTAAAATAGTGGCTGAAGATACCGACAGCGGTGATACCCATCATTACGCACTGGTTCCAGGATCAGGGGCCACTCACAATTCGTTGTTTAGCATTAGCGGCGATGAATTACTGGCCCAAGCTAATTTTTCATCAGAGGTTGGTAACGACTTTTCCATCCGTATCCGTGTCACAGACAGCGATGGTTTATCGTTTGAGAGATCCTTTACGCTTAATGTGATCACGGCTTCGACAAGTATCGTCATCAACGAAATTCATTATGATCCTGATGACAACCTGCTGAATGGCGAATTTATTGAAATCTACAATTCGGGGGTAAGTTCGGTTAACCTCGCGGGCTGGCGATTCGATAAGGGAATTGATTATACGTTCCCCAATGGCGCGAGACTCGCGCCAGGGGCCTACATAGTTCTTGCGAAGAGCCCAGCGACCATTCAGGCCGCGTTTGGCGTCATCGCGCACGGGCCATGGTCAGGCAATCTGAACGGTGACGGTGAAGGAGTTAGGTTGCTCAACGGGTTGGGGGAGACTGTTGATCAGGTTGACTATAAAGTGGGTTTTCCCTGGCCTGTGGCGTCATCAGGTGAAGGCTCCTCCATGGAGCTTCTTCATCATTTGTTAGATAATGATCTGGGCAGTTCTTGGCGAGCTTCTCCGTTGTTCTCCGAAGTTAGTGAATCGACATTACTTGGGTTTCAGTCCACTGGGTGGAGTTGGCGTGCAGGCGATACTGAGGCGTCAATGCCGGTATCAGAGTGGCGACAACCTAATTTCGTTGAGGATGGCTCTTGGGCTGCAAACCAACAATTGCCGATTGGTTACGGTGATGTCACAGGGGTCACTTTAAATACCACGATCACAGGGATGCGATATAATTATGGGTGTATTTTTCTTCGCAATACTTTTGCTATCGCAGAAGGTGAGATTCCTTCTACTATTAGGATTAATTCCACCTCAGACGATGGAATGGTTATTTGGATTAATGGCGTTGAGGTCGAGCGAAAGCGTTTCGATGGAGATGCTTTGATCGGGGGGCTCGCCACCAACCAGTTCAATGAAGGTACTTATGAAGCTGTGACGATTCAAAATGCCGCAGAGTTTCTTGTCGCAGGAAACAATACAATCACAGTCCAAGTTTTTAATACTCAGCTGGATAGTAGTGACCTTGGGTTTGATATTGAAGTTGTTCGTCCAGCTCAACCATTGACTGCAGAAACAGGCCCTTCTCCTGGGCAGCAGAATAGAGTGTTTACGAGTAGTGTAGCCCCCAATATTCGGCAGGTTGACCACTCTCCTCAAGCTCCTATTAGTAGTGAATCTGTGGTTATTACCGCTAAAGTAACTGATCCTGAAGGTGTTGATGGTGTTGAGCTTCGCTATCAAACCGTGATGCCGGGAGCTTTTGTTCCGTCCCGTACTCCACGCTCCGTGTCGGAGATTCTAGCAAACCCAGAAGATGCTCCGCCGCTAAATGATGAGTTCGAAAATCCGGCCAACTGGACTCATTTAGTCATGGTTGATAACGGGACAAACGGAGACGCAGTGGCTGGAGACAATGTTTATACCGTTTCGCTGCCAGCACAAGCTCATCGGACTCTGGTAAGATACCGAATTCAGATTACTGATAGTGAAGGGACCTCTGCACTAGTGCCCTATGAAGATGATGCTTCATTAAATTTTGCGTACTTTGTCTATAATGGCGTTCCTGATTACACCGCCTCTACGGCCTCTGTTCATCCTGATGGAGCTGGTCATGTATGGCCTAAAGAAGCCATTAGCCGCGTGCCAGTTTATCATTGGCTGATTAGGCCTCAGGATATGCAGACCTTACAAGCATACGAAGGGAGTCAGCAGTTTACTAATAATGGTACCGATGCTGAACTCGCCGCCCGGCGTGCCTATGATTGGGAAGGAGCGATGGTTTATGATGGTGTTGTTTATGATCATGTCCGGGTCAGACTACGTGGAGGGAATAGTCGCTACGGTGATTTTGATGGGCGTTTTCATCAGGGGAAACGGCACTATAAGTTCAAATTTAATAAGGGATATTATTTTGCGGCTCATAACAATGAGGGGAAACCTTACAAGCGCAAGTGGAGTGTTTTGAACGTCAGCCGGATGTATGGTACCAAGGGTGGGAATGCTTGGGGATTGACCGAAAAAATGGGTGAGCGGCTGTACCGCACCATGGGAGTGCCTGTTCAGAAGACTCACTGGTTCCAGTTCCGAGTCGTTGATGATGCCTCCGAGGCTCCTGATCAGTATGGTGGGGATTTTTGGGGGATTCAAATCGCGCAAGAACGCTATGATGTTAGGTTTCTTGAGTCGCGAGATATGACCAAAGGAAATTTGTATAAACTATCAGATTTCATATTCGATGCTGATCGGCAACGCCGTTACCAGTCTTCTGATATGGTTAGCGATGGATCGGAATTTGATAATATACGCTTTAATTTGCACGGTGGACAGACTGCCAACTGGCTGAATGAGCATGTTAATTATGACCAATGGTATCGCTACTCGGCGGTTGGCGAAGCGATTCGTCATTACGATATTTTCCCTGAACCAACAGGTCGGCACCGCCTGAAGAATGTAGTATGGTACTTTGACCCTGTAGGTAATGATCCTACGCGCGGTCAGCTCTGGCAGCTTCCCTATGACTATGATGCCTCATGGGGGCCAAGCTTTAACGAGGGATGGGATCATGCAAACAATGGGCTATACGGGCACGTTCAAATAGATGGGCAACCCTATATTGATAAATCAGATATGAAAATTGCGCACCGTAATGTGTTACGTTCGTTTCGAGATCTAGTTTGGCAGCCTGATCAGATCAATAATTTGCTTGATCATTTTGAGGTTTTTTTATCAGAGCTATCAAAGGCTGATCAGGATCGTTGGCGCAATGCTCCTAGTAGCGAAGGGACTGCGAATGATGACCCGTTGTCCGAAAAGGTAACAAGCATGAAGGGCTTTGCTTTTACTGGCTGGAATGAAGGAAGCGGCCCAGGAGTGGGGGATGGTGGTCGAGCTTCTTTTTTGGATTCAATTTCAGACGCTCTAGACGCGGGGAAACTTCCCGTTACTCCATCGATTACTTACACTGGCGCTGCCGGATTTCCTACAGACGCCTTAGAGTTTCAGAGTAGCGCATTTAGTGACCCTCAGGGAAATGGAACTTTCTCCGCCATGGAATGGAGAATAGGTGAAATAGAGGACCCTTTGGCTCCCAGTTGGGAAGCGGCTAAGGAATTTATTTTGGAAAATGATTTAATTTGGGGCTCTGGCGAACTGACGTCGTTTAATAGTTTGATCGATATCCCCAATGGAGCATTGAAAGTAGGGCATACGTACCGTGCCCGTGTTCGTCATAAGGACTCCAGTGGCCGTTGGGGGCACTGGTCTTTACCCGTTGAATTCACGGCAGGATTACCACTGGCTTACGGAACTCTTAAAGATAATTTGATGGTCTCTGAGTTCATGTATCACCCTGCTGATGCGAGTGGACCTGAAACGGCGGCAGGTTTTTCCAACTCAGATTTCGAGTATATTGAACTTCACAACATTAGTGAGACACTTTCACTGGATCTCATGGATGTTCGATTCACCAAGGGGGTAGATTTTGATTTCTCTTCAGGGAGTGTGACGAGTTTAGGGCCCAAGGAGTTTGTGTTGGTTGTGAAAAACACAGCTGCTTTCACCTTCCGCTACGGCAGCGAGTTTCCCATTGCTGGCGAGTGGGATTCTGATCAAAGACTGAGTAATGGAGGTGAGCAGATCAAGCTCTCTTTTGGCTCAGGCACGGCCATTCATGATTTTATTTACAGTGACAATGCCCCCTGGCCAACTTCTCCTGATGGAGATGGCTCATCCCTGACACTCATTAGGCCAGAGACAGCACCTGATCACACTCTTTCAAGCAATTGGAGAGCTAGTCACGCTACGATGGGAACTCCGGGATTTCTTGAAACCGAGGGCCCTTTTGCCTCCTGGATGGCGACACATCATCTCATAAACCCTCTTGGAGATACCTACATATCAGACATACCTAATATTGTATCTTATGCCCTCGGTCTGGACATTGTAGTTCCCGCGTCAAGTAGTATGACGCGGGCTAAGATCGTTGAAATCGACTCAGATCAATATTCTGCGATTTCGTTTAATCGGCGCATTGAGGCTACGGATGCGAGCTATCAGATTGAAGTCAGTGACAATCTCGAAGATTGGGATATTGATCCAGGGGACGATTCCGTCACGACATTAGGAGCTGTCATAAATAATGGTGATGGTACTGAAGAGGTCACCATCCGTCTTGTTCAGCCAATGACAGAGGGCAACAAGTTTCTTCGCCTCAGAATCTCAGTGAACTAA
- a CDS encoding NPCBM/NEW2 domain-containing protein, which translates to MKNKSHNKYKKKLARNQSESNFCKKGLIGAVCLLFLGFLSTSLPASSSLLLGQNEVGQHEELDVSQVWLDDLGVSHIKQDWGKPQKNKSVTGLDLVIGGVKYQRGIGTHANSRAVYMIPDKTINFTSSVGVSDSEIGKSDKGKKSGCSFKVVGDGKTLWESGFMSAGEKAKQVNVPLAGIQEIRLVVDAGVDGNSYDHANWVNAKFTYGAKAPTPQVWTPNYAAYILTPKPGPAPKINGAKVVGGTPRKPFIFRIPTTGKRPIEFRAERLPQGIVLDPKKGILRGTVPSKKGEYRITIHAKNEYGQAKRELRIVSGDTLALTPPMGWNSWYCWSESISAEKVKNVAQAFVDKGLADHGWTYVNIDDCWQGERGGPLKAIQGNARFDDMKGLCENVHSHGLKIGIYSTPWMGSYAGFIGGTSLNTTGQSPELYVAPEKRVQPTQVYGRCPNVIKLKLNRVGEHWFCDRDAKQWAEWGFDYVKYDWKPNDVPTTKRLLSDLQQSGRDIVYSLSNNSPFSEAKELSELANLWRTGGDIHDRWSSILKNGFKKPQWIPYTRPGHWCDPDMLQVGMFGVPNQFVRKLKPTRLTPDEQYSHVSLWSLLSAPLLISCDVESMDDFTLGLLSNSEVIDVNQDPLGKSAVPVNGSRELWLKQLEDGSYALGVFNLGNEKRNITVSWEQLGLANQSWIVRDLWRQKNLGEFREKFSVEVNAHGVVLVSLRLNLEK; encoded by the coding sequence ATGAAGAATAAATCACACAATAAGTATAAAAAAAAACTAGCCCGAAATCAAAGTGAGAGCAACTTTTGTAAAAAGGGGCTTATTGGGGCTGTGTGCCTTCTATTTCTTGGCTTTCTATCTACATCTCTCCCTGCATCGAGTAGTTTACTTCTAGGGCAAAATGAGGTTGGCCAACACGAAGAACTAGATGTTTCTCAGGTGTGGCTAGATGATCTTGGGGTTTCTCATATTAAACAAGACTGGGGAAAACCTCAAAAGAATAAGAGCGTCACAGGATTGGACTTGGTGATAGGAGGCGTCAAATACCAACGTGGAATAGGCACGCACGCCAATTCCCGAGCGGTGTATATGATACCTGATAAAACCATCAATTTTACGAGTTCAGTGGGCGTTTCAGACAGTGAAATAGGTAAGTCCGACAAAGGTAAAAAATCAGGGTGTTCTTTCAAAGTTGTCGGCGATGGAAAAACTCTTTGGGAAAGTGGCTTTATGTCAGCGGGTGAAAAGGCCAAACAGGTAAATGTTCCATTGGCTGGAATTCAAGAAATAAGATTGGTGGTCGATGCCGGTGTGGATGGAAATAGTTATGATCATGCCAATTGGGTTAATGCAAAATTTACATACGGAGCTAAGGCTCCAACCCCTCAAGTTTGGACGCCAAATTACGCAGCGTATATTTTGACTCCCAAGCCTGGACCTGCTCCTAAGATTAACGGTGCAAAAGTAGTTGGAGGGACGCCTAGAAAACCGTTTATATTTAGAATTCCGACTACCGGTAAGCGGCCTATTGAGTTTCGTGCTGAGAGATTACCTCAGGGGATAGTGCTGGACCCTAAAAAGGGAATATTACGGGGGACTGTTCCCTCAAAGAAAGGTGAATACCGGATTACAATTCATGCAAAAAATGAGTATGGTCAGGCTAAGCGGGAGCTACGAATTGTGTCGGGTGACACCTTGGCCCTGACTCCGCCTATGGGTTGGAATAGCTGGTACTGTTGGTCAGAATCGATCAGTGCAGAAAAGGTTAAAAATGTGGCTCAGGCTTTTGTTGATAAGGGGCTTGCTGACCACGGTTGGACCTACGTAAATATTGATGATTGCTGGCAAGGTGAGCGGGGTGGTCCGCTGAAAGCTATTCAGGGAAATGCACGCTTTGATGATATGAAGGGACTCTGTGAGAATGTCCACAGTCATGGTTTAAAAATTGGTATTTACTCAACACCATGGATGGGGAGTTATGCTGGATTTATTGGAGGAACTTCTTTGAATACAACGGGTCAATCCCCGGAGCTTTACGTGGCACCAGAAAAAAGGGTGCAACCCACACAGGTGTATGGCCGTTGTCCGAATGTGATCAAACTTAAATTAAATCGAGTTGGTGAACATTGGTTCTGTGACCGAGACGCAAAACAGTGGGCTGAGTGGGGCTTTGATTATGTAAAATATGACTGGAAGCCGAATGATGTCCCTACCACAAAGCGTTTACTTTCAGATCTACAACAGAGTGGGCGTGATATTGTCTATAGTCTTTCTAATAATTCTCCATTTTCAGAAGCTAAAGAGCTAAGCGAGTTGGCCAATCTTTGGCGAACGGGGGGCGATATACATGATCGATGGAGTTCAATTTTGAAAAACGGTTTTAAGAAACCGCAATGGATTCCTTACACTAGACCAGGGCATTGGTGTGATCCCGATATGTTACAAGTGGGGATGTTTGGTGTGCCCAATCAATTTGTCCGTAAGCTCAAGCCAACCCGGTTAACTCCAGACGAGCAATATTCACATGTATCGCTTTGGTCTCTGTTGTCGGCGCCGTTACTCATCAGTTGTGATGTGGAAAGTATGGATGACTTTACACTAGGCTTATTGAGTAATAGTGAGGTGATTGATGTGAATCAGGATCCACTAGGTAAGTCGGCAGTTCCTGTCAATGGGAGTAGGGAATTATGGTTGAAACAGCTTGAGGATGGAAGCTATGCGCTGGGGGTGTTTAACCTAGGGAACGAAAAACGTAATATTACGGTCAGTTGGGAACAGCTAGGTTTAGCGAATCAATCATGGATAGTCCGTGATCTTTGGAGGCAAAAAAATCTGGGTGAATTTCGCGAAAAATTTTCTGTGGAGGTGAACGCGCACGGCGTGGTTCTTGTCTCTTTGCGATTAAATCTCGAAAAATAA
- a CDS encoding sialidase family protein: MKTIIFSLLATLTVFSTVTAETITLTESNPRIWQSTRDGKPDQFGVSQYRIPHLFVKPNGDIVACCVGRLSKPSDHGISACFFALSKDQGKTWKKFNAPYVNWKENKPPKGVLPLTKITNEVNVVWSQIEKKYICIYMHELRVYVSKSPDLEKWSDPQKLDIAKLADGSTANLWQCPTSMLIDQKTGEVGFAICGINNKRWVVRLIWTKDFKTFEESPNIPKGSCNETNFVKIKDGRYFVSSRAGKKRINWYYDRVNKKWSIPHPVTVPHRGSCQADVIYDSNGHLFLSMPSNPGSRLNGCIYRSKDQGKTWENIKLLNEGYFGYSSLVILNDGSKAILSEQERCDGPSKGTSLHFKNLGKLQGK, from the coding sequence ATGAAAACAATCATCTTCAGCTTACTTGCCACCCTCACTGTATTTTCAACGGTAACCGCCGAAACAATCACTCTCACCGAGAGCAACCCTAGAATCTGGCAAAGCACACGCGATGGAAAACCCGACCAATTTGGGGTAAGCCAATACAGAATTCCTCACCTCTTCGTTAAACCGAATGGTGATATTGTCGCCTGCTGCGTAGGGCGTCTTTCAAAACCCAGTGACCATGGAATCTCGGCCTGTTTTTTCGCATTATCCAAAGACCAAGGTAAAACATGGAAAAAGTTCAATGCTCCCTACGTGAATTGGAAAGAAAACAAACCACCCAAAGGAGTTCTACCTTTGACCAAAATAACCAACGAGGTCAATGTAGTATGGAGCCAAATTGAGAAAAAATACATCTGCATCTACATGCACGAACTACGCGTTTACGTTTCAAAAAGCCCCGATCTTGAAAAGTGGTCTGACCCACAAAAACTCGACATCGCAAAATTGGCCGATGGCTCGACCGCCAACCTCTGGCAATGCCCAACCTCCATGCTTATCGACCAAAAAACAGGAGAAGTGGGCTTTGCCATCTGTGGCATCAATAACAAACGTTGGGTCGTCCGCCTCATTTGGACCAAAGATTTTAAAACATTCGAAGAATCTCCTAACATTCCAAAAGGGAGCTGCAATGAAACCAACTTTGTCAAAATCAAAGACGGTCGATATTTCGTATCTAGTCGTGCAGGGAAAAAGCGCATTAACTGGTACTACGACCGAGTTAACAAAAAATGGAGTATCCCTCACCCGGTTACAGTACCCCACCGCGGATCGTGCCAAGCTGATGTTATCTACGACAGCAACGGCCACCTGTTTCTGTCCATGCCAAGTAATCCAGGATCAAGACTGAACGGATGTATTTATCGCAGTAAAGACCAAGGGAAAACATGGGAGAATATCAAACTCCTCAATGAAGGTTATTTCGGCTATTCCTCACTGGTTATTCTAAACGATGGGTCCAAGGCTATTCTCAGTGAACAAGAACGCTGTGACGGACCAAGTAAAGGAACCAGCCTTCATTTTAAGAACCTAGGTAAGCTTCAGGGTAAGTGA